One region of Azoarcus sp. CIB genomic DNA includes:
- a CDS encoding PhnD/SsuA/transferrin family substrate-binding protein yields the protein MNRRQALFGLCGLAFAGRGARAFAETGGDVVRIGMTPVFLDDQVGFLGAWRDYLAQALGRPVEFIQRGSYREIVELMRQEKLHFAWLCGYPYVREQRWMRLLVVPVHQGQPLYRSYLIVPARDTATTKITELRDRVFAFSDPDSNSGYLYPHYQLNRANTSPANFFRRTFFTYSHKKVVEAVALDVAHGGAVDGYVWDTLARTHAELTGRTRVADRSPPFGFPPFVAGPAASPALFKRMQEILLAMHDDGAGAGFLRQLNLDRFALGTPALYADIERMLRTIGQPNA from the coding sequence ATGAACCGGCGGCAGGCCTTGTTCGGCCTGTGCGGCCTCGCGTTTGCCGGTCGCGGCGCCCGGGCGTTCGCGGAGACCGGCGGCGATGTCGTGCGGATCGGCATGACTCCGGTGTTCCTCGACGACCAGGTGGGCTTTCTCGGCGCGTGGCGCGACTACCTCGCGCAGGCGCTGGGGCGACCGGTCGAATTCATCCAGCGCGGCAGCTACCGCGAGATCGTCGAGCTGATGCGCCAGGAGAAGCTGCACTTCGCGTGGCTGTGCGGTTATCCCTACGTGCGCGAGCAGCGCTGGATGCGGCTGCTGGTGGTGCCCGTGCATCAGGGGCAGCCGCTGTACCGCTCCTACCTCATCGTGCCTGCGCGGGATACGGCCACCACCAAGATCACCGAGCTGCGCGACCGCGTGTTCGCGTTCTCCGATCCGGATTCGAACTCCGGCTATCTCTATCCGCACTATCAGCTCAACCGCGCGAATACCTCGCCGGCGAACTTCTTCCGCCGCACTTTCTTCACCTATTCGCACAAGAAGGTGGTCGAGGCGGTGGCGCTGGACGTCGCGCACGGCGGGGCGGTCGACGGCTACGTCTGGGACACGCTCGCACGCACGCACGCGGAACTGACCGGGCGCACGCGCGTTGCCGACCGCTCGCCGCCGTTCGGTTTTCCTCCTTTCGTCGCCGGGCCCGCGGCATCGCCTGCGCTGTTCAAGCGCATGCAGGAGATCCTCCTCGCGATGCACGATGACGGCGCCGGCGCGGGGTTCCTGCGCCAGCTCAACCTCGACCGCTTCGCCCTCGGCACGCCGGCTCTCTATGCGGACATCGAGCGCATGCTGCGCACCATCGGCCAGCCCAACGCCTAG
- a CDS encoding ATP-binding protein, producing MLHFRDISFRYKIPLRATVLVLVTATVLTASLLLREYRDLRRDMLDGSARWSAVLSQTLVAPMLHDDLWRAFEIVRAATSPGGGEQASAITLVDPRLRIYVSTDPARYPILAPLHERGEAAREIASRIDGAAGTASYSVEIGDKLYVITPIDADGVRLGHMILEHTSTFMQSRFAGMWLSATLVTLFVLLLILPVSWFWGRRMAEPLVHLADCIGKVGATIPPPGALQFEDSKDELGQVGRAVERMFDELREKAGLEREMLFSERLAAIGRLTGGIAHEINNPLGGMLNAIGTYRKHGASDPELAARTMSLLERGLLQIRDTVSALLVEAKAPSHPLAPQDIEDVHILLKPEAAKKFARLQWNCELPDEIPLPATLVRQVLINLVLNALQAVEAGGSVACDIGLSADGMTMAVRNDGRYIEEARLPYLFEPFVGDGNGKHGLGLWITYQIVTGLGGHISVHSEPGLTVFAVDLPLGLAVEMESAS from the coding sequence TTGCTGCATTTCCGCGACATCAGCTTCCGCTACAAGATTCCGCTGCGCGCGACGGTGCTGGTGCTGGTTACCGCGACGGTGCTCACGGCTTCGCTGCTGCTGCGCGAATACCGGGACCTGCGCCGCGACATGCTCGACGGCTCGGCGCGCTGGTCGGCGGTGCTGAGCCAGACGCTGGTTGCGCCGATGTTGCACGACGACCTGTGGCGCGCCTTCGAGATCGTGCGTGCGGCGACGTCGCCCGGTGGCGGCGAGCAGGCCAGCGCGATCACGCTCGTCGATCCGCGCCTGCGCATCTACGTGTCGACCGATCCGGCGCGCTACCCCATCCTCGCGCCGCTGCACGAGCGCGGCGAGGCGGCACGCGAGATCGCGAGCCGGATCGACGGCGCTGCCGGCACGGCGTCGTACAGCGTGGAGATCGGCGACAAGCTGTACGTAATCACGCCGATCGACGCGGACGGCGTGCGCCTCGGCCACATGATCCTCGAGCACACCAGCACCTTCATGCAGTCGCGCTTTGCCGGCATGTGGCTCAGTGCGACGCTGGTGACGCTGTTCGTGCTGCTGTTGATCCTGCCCGTGTCGTGGTTCTGGGGGCGACGCATGGCCGAGCCGCTGGTGCATCTGGCCGATTGCATCGGCAAGGTCGGCGCGACGATTCCGCCGCCCGGCGCGCTGCAATTCGAGGATTCGAAGGACGAGCTCGGCCAGGTCGGGCGGGCGGTGGAGCGGATGTTCGACGAGTTGCGCGAGAAGGCGGGACTCGAGCGCGAGATGCTGTTCTCAGAGCGGCTCGCGGCGATCGGCCGGCTCACCGGCGGCATCGCGCACGAGATCAACAATCCGCTCGGCGGGATGCTCAACGCCATCGGCACCTACCGCAAGCATGGCGCGAGCGACCCCGAACTCGCCGCGCGCACGATGTCGCTGCTCGAACGCGGGCTGCTGCAGATCCGCGACACGGTGTCGGCACTGCTGGTCGAGGCCAAGGCGCCGAGCCATCCGCTGGCGCCGCAGGACATCGAGGACGTGCATATCCTGCTCAAGCCCGAGGCGGCGAAGAAGTTTGCGCGACTGCAATGGAACTGCGAACTGCCGGACGAGATCCCGCTGCCGGCGACGTTGGTGCGGCAGGTGCTGATCAACCTCGTGCTCAACGCGCTGCAGGCGGTCGAGGCGGGAGGCTCCGTCGCCTGCGACATCGGCCTGTCGGCGGACGGCATGACGATGGCGGTGCGCAATGACGGCCGCTACATCGAGGAGGCGCGCCTGCCCTACCTGTTCGAGCCCTTCGTCGGGGACGGCAATGGCAAGCACGGTCTCGGCTTGTGGATCACCTATCAGATCGTCACCGGGCTCGGGGGGCACATCTCGGTGCACAGCGAGCCGGGCCTCACCGTGTTTGCGGTCGATCTGCCGCTGGGCCTGGCCGTCGAAATGGAGTCCGCATCATGA